The nucleotide window ATCTCGTATTCAGCAGTTTTCAAATTTCATTAGCGTATTATCCGAACATGCCAGGTAAGGGCGTAAATATATTTAGAGGCAACGCACTAGAATCTAATGATTTTGGTTTTCAAGAATTTAATCTGGGCAAACCATTAACAGTCAATTACAATTAATCGAGGAAGGCAATATTGCGCTTAAGACCGCTAAATTTGGTTCGCTTTACGGCAGAATTTTTAAATACTTTTTTAAATGTTTCTTCTGTTAACTCTTGCCAATCTGTTTTAGTCATTTCTAACAACTCAGTATGAGGGCTAAAACTGTCCTCAGTATGAGGAGTAGAAAATCTATTCCAAGGACAAACTTCTTGACAAATATCACAGCCAAACATCCAATTTTCAAAACTTCCTTTGTATTGAGTAGGTATGCTGTCCTTCAATTCAATTGTAAAATAAGAAATACATTTACTGCCATCTACAACATAGGGTTGAATAATGGCCTCAGTCGGGCAGGCATCAATACATGCAGTGCAGGTTCCACAATGATCGGTAGTAGGGCCATCGTAGAGTAATTCCATATCTACTATTAATTCAGCAATGAAAAAATAGGATCCAACTTTTCGTGATAGCAAATTGCTGTTTTTTCCGATCCATCCCAAACCACTTTTAGCAGCCCAAGCTTTATCCATCACTGGTGCCGAATCTACAAATACTCGGCCATCGATATCACCAATATTATCTCGGATATATTCTAACAAACTTTTTAATTTGTTCTTTATAACAAAGTGGTAATCTTCCCCATATGCATATTTACTAATTTTTGGTGCCTCAGGATCGGTTTGTTCTTTTTCTGTGTAGTAATTAAGAAGTAATGAAATTACCGACTTGGCGCCCGGTACAAGTAAGGCGGGGTTAAGCCTTTTGTCAAAATGGTTTTCCATATAACCCATTTTTCCATGCATCCCTTTTTTAAGCCAGTTCTCGAGTATAGGAGCCTCTTTTTCCAAAAATTCTGCCTTACTAATACCACAGGACAAAAAGCCAAGTCTTTTAGCTTCCAATTTGATAAGCTGTGTAAAGTTTTCCTTATTATTCACAAAGCCAATCTACGAGGAAATTATAAAACAAAAAAGCCGACCTAGAAGTCAGCTTTTATGTAAGGATTAAGATCAATCCACATCCGGATTCATGGCGGAAAATACGCCATTTGGGTTTTTCTTTCCAACCCATGCATGCAGAGTCCAAAATGGCCCTACAATTGCCCAAACGTCTGTATCTCCTATAAAACCTTCTGGAGGAGTTGATGGGTCATCCATTAATTCCATTAAGACTAAGTATTCCACTCCCACAAATTCCATCTTTCCATCATCACCAGGGATGTATAATAAGGCTTCAGGTTCTAATAAGTTAAACTCCCCATCGATTTTATCCCAATTTGCAAAATGGTGCCCCATATTAGATACATAACCAGTTAAATCTTCATCCCAGCCTTGTGCCAATGCTACTTGATGATTCTTAAAACGAGTCATTTTTTGTGTAAGCAAAGTAACCTGTTCTTCCCAGTTATTCATAGCTTTTAAAGCAGTTGATTCTGAAGTTGAAATTACAGCATTTGGTTCATTAATCCCATCAATAGATTCGTTGGGACTACATGAGACGACTAAAAAGATAAATGCTAAAAAAATTGTCAATAGGTTGAATGGGTAGATAATTGGGATTCTTTGTAAAGATTGGCTCATCTTTTTCATGATTAATAAGAATTTTAATTAGACTAGATTGTTGCTATTAATCAATAAACCTAAAACCTCTTGTGGTCAGGAAGCTATCAGGAAGAATTTAAGGATTTACTTTTTAAAGGTATTTGAAATAAAAGATCCGAAATGATAAAATTTGGTCAATAATTGGTAATATTTATTCAATTACTATCAAATCTTAATTCAATATGACTTACAAACACCTGTAAATCAGATTATAGATTTTAGTAAAATATAATTATCAATGAAAAAGAATAAGATTATTTTAAAAATTCAGATGGGCTTATTCCAAATTTTTTAGTGAAACATTTTGAAAAATAAGAAGGGCTATTAAAACCATGTTTAAAGGCAATTTCTGTTACTGTCCCTTCCCTCTTTAACAAACTTAACTTTGATTGGTTTAACAGGAAATCTTGAATAACAATGTTCGGTGATTTGTGGAAGATAGACACCATTTTTCTGTAAAAACTTGATTGACTCATACCTGTAGTTTCCATCAATCCTTTTAAATCTGTGTTAAATGGTTTACCATCATTGTGTATTGCATTGGAAAGTTGAACAATGAAATGTTCCTCTTGGTCACTTAGTATAATTATATTATTTGTTTCTAATTCTTCGGACATACCAGTATTTGCTGTATGGGAAAGAGCTATATAACCTGGATCTACAAGCTGACCCATCAGTGGTAAAGCATCAAGGGTTTTACCAAAAAAATTAGGATGGTTGTCGACAGGATTTCCGGCATGTATAACAAATTTCATCTGAAGCAGGTCCTTTAAACTATCAAACTTTCTGAATAAAGTTTTTGCAGATTGAATTGCACTTGTGGTAGTTAAAAAAGAACCCAAGTAGTTCCATTTTTGCCATTCTGCAGGGCAACCACTGTTGAATGTTACTATCTCCGTAAAAGCCCCTCTAATTTCATTTAAAAGTGAATCAGTTTCAGCCTTCCCAAATGATTTAGATAATTGAACTGAATCTATAATGGCCATCTTCAAAATAACCCTATGAGCAGGATCATGAAATACCTTTATTTTGGAATCTACCATATAATCTGCAATGATGGGGTCATGGAGTCTACCAAGGAAAATCTTTACAACTCGTTTATCAACTTCGATAATTTCGTCTGGCAATTGGGAATGTGCATGATTATGCAAAGCGATTACACTCTCCTTTGATGGAGCTTCAATTAAACAATAGGCACTGCCTTTATTTTCATCCACCCAATATGTAAGACAACGACATTGAAACTTGTCCTGGTATTTCAAGTCTAATTGATGGGCTAGTGCAACATCTTCAGAGGTTAAACCTTGCCCAATATGAAGATCCATATAAATTGGCATAACTTAAAATAGTTATTAATACCTAAATTTACATAATGAATTGCTTGGTGGATTGTAATATTTAGTCAATCGCATGAATTATTTAGTCACATCATAGGTGACCTTAGAAAAGGTTTTGTTGATTGCCTTTTGAAATTTTGCCCAAATGTTTATATGCCAATTCCGTTACTTCTCTTCCTCTAGGGGTACGGATAATGAAACCTTGTTGAATTAGAAAAGGCTCATAAACTTCTTCCAAGGTTTCGGCACTTTCACTTACAGCAGTTGCCAAAGTAGATATACCTACAGGACCTCCTTTAAACTTATCAATTATAGTGGTAAGAATTTTATTGTCCATTTCATCTAGACCATGAGTGTCTACGTTCAATGCCTTGAGGGCGTATCTAGAAATTTCTATATCGATTGAACCATTACTCTTTATTTGTGCAAAATCCCTTACCCTTCTTAAAAGGGCATTTGCAATACGCGGGGTACCTCTACTTCTGCCCGCAATTTCAATCGCCGCTTCCATAGAAATAGGAACATTAAGAATTCCAGCACTTCTTTGAACAATTGTTGTGAGTAATTCAGTCGTATAATATTCTAACCGGCTAGATATGCCAAAACGAGCTCTCATCGGAGCTGTGAGAAGACCAGATCTTGTGGTAGCCCCTACCAAAGTGAAGGGATTCAAATTGATTTGAACTGTCCTTGCATTTGGACCAGATTCAATCATGATGTCAATCTTATAATCTTCCATGGCAGAATAAAGATATTCTTCCACAATGGGGCTTAATCTATGAATTTCATCTATGAATAAAACATCTCTTTCTTCCAAGTTTGTTAAAAGGCCCGCTAAATCACCAGGTTTGTCCAAAACAGGACCTGAGGTCACCTTGATGCCAACCTCTAATTCACTTGCCAAAATGTGGGCCAAGGTAGTTTTACCCAATCCAGGAGGACCATGGAATAGAGTATGGTCTAAAGCTTCATTTCGGAGATTGGCCGCCTTAACAAATATTTGAAGATTAGCCAAAACCTGATCTTGACCCGAAAAATCTTCAAAGGATAGGGGTCTAAGTTTACGTTCAACGTCCAGTTCCTCAGGTGAGAAACTATCGTTTGTAGGATCTAGGTTCTGGTTCATGTAAAGCAAAGATACTTAAAAAGCCTTTCTCACACCGCGTAGCGGGTTAGAAAGGCTTTGCAATCTATAATTATTTGAATTAGCTCTAGGGAATATTTTAATGTTGTAATTCTTCCTCACCATCCATTAAAGGAACGTTCTGAGGAACAAAATCTTCTTCATGTCCAGGTTTGCTATAATCATAAGCCCAACGGTAAACATGTGGTATAGCTCCTGGCCAGTTTCCATGAATATGTTTTACAGGTGCTGTCCATTCAAGGGTATTAGATCTCCACGGGTTTTGAACAGCCTTTTTACCATAGAAAATGCTATGTGCAAAATTGTAAATAAATACCAACTGGAAAACCCCTCCGATAACAGCAAAAATTGTAATAACGACATTTACATTTGCCAAATCATCAAACAATGGGAAATTTGTATTTGTATAGTAACGTCTTGGTAATCCAGCCATCCCGATAAAATGCATTGGGAAGAAAACTCCATAGGCACAGATAGCAGTCACCCAGAAATGCACGTAGCCTAAATTCTTATTCAACATTCTACCAAACATTTTTGGGAACCAATGGTAAATACCAGCAAACATTCCATAAAGTGCTGAAATACCCATTACTAAGTGGAAGTGTGCTACAACGAAATAAGTATCGTGTACGTTAATATCTAAAGCACTATCTCCAAGTATTATACCTGTTAAACCACCTGTGATGAAAGTTGAAACTAAGCCGATTGAAAATAGCATCGCAGGATTAAATTGGAGGTTACCCTTCCATAAAGTTGTTATATAATTAAACGCTTTTACAGCAGATGGAATAGCGATTAATAATGTTGTAAATGTAAATACAGAACCAAGGAATGGATTCATCCCTGATACGAACATATGGTGACCCCATACTATGGTAGATAAAAATGCAATAGCTAAAATAGATGCTACCATCGCACGATAACCAAAGATTGGTTTCCTCGAGTTAGTGGCAATAATTTCAGAAGTGATTCCTAAAGCTGGGAGAAGTACGATATATACTTCAGGGTGTCCTAAGAACCAAAATAAGTGCTCAAACAATACAGGTGAACCTCCTTGGTAATGCAACACTTCACCTTGTATAAATATATCCGAAAGGAAAAAGGATGTTCCAAAACTTCTATCCATTATCAACAACAACGCGGCTGAAAGAAGTACAGGAAATGAAATAACACCAATAATAGCGGTGATAAAGAATGCCCAAATTGTTAGAGGCAGTCTAGTCATAGACATACCTTTAGTCCTTAAATTAATAACTGTAACGATGTAATTAAGAGAACCTAATAATGAGGAAGCAATGAATATTGCCATAGAAACTAACCAAAGGGTCATACCAGCGCCTGAACCTCCTTGGGCCATTGGTAGGGCGCTTAAAGGCGGATATATTGTCCAACCAGCTGCAGCAGGTCCTGCTTCCACAAAAAGGGAAATAACCATTACAATACTAGACAAGAAAAACAACCAATAGGAAATCATATTCAAAAATCCTGAGGCCATATCTCGTGCACCGATCTGTAACGGAATCAATAGATTACTAAATGTACCACTCAAACCTGCGGTTAGCACAAAAAATACCATGATGGTACCATGAATGGTTACCAACGCCAAATAAATATCGGCGTCCATTACTCCATCAGGAGCCCATTTACCCAATAACGCCTCGAACAAGACATTCGGTTCTTCAGGCCAAGCTATCTGCATCCTAAACATCAAAGACATCATTACACCAATAATTCCCATTATGGTACCTGTAATAAGGTACTGCTTGGCAATCATCTTATGATCTTGACTAAATATATATTTAGTTACAAATGTCTCTTTATGATGATGATGTCCGTGGTCGTCGTGTGCGTGAGTATCTGCGTGTGCTGACATAATCAATAATTCCTTTTATACTAATTTTTTGTAATGCTATTTTGAAATGTTTTTTGCTCCTTCATCCAAGCGTCGAACTCTTCTTGAGTTTCAACAATGATTTTCATCTGCATATTGTAATGAGACTTTCCACAGATCTTGTTACAAAGCAATAAATAATCAAATTCATATTGAACTTCTTGCCCTCTAGCTTCTACTTCTTCCTTATTTTCCACCCTTATTTCATTGATGCGCTGAACCTTCTCAATCATATCTGGTCGTTGGCGCATTTCTGCTGTTGTAACTGTGGGTGTAAATGAAAACTGGGTAATCATACCTGGAACACAGTTCATCTGTGCTCTAAAGTGCGGCATATAAGCAGAGTGCAAAACATCTTGTGATCTCATTTTGAAAAGAACAGGCTTTCCAACAACCAAATGTAATTCAGTTGTAATAATATCATCTTGAGCGTTAGGATCAGTTTCATCCAAACCTAATATGTTGGCTCTATCATTATCGATTAATCTTACATTCGCTAAACCAAGGGTATTATCCGCACCAGAATAACGTGCTTTCCAGTTGAACTGTTGAGCGTAAAGTTCCACTACCATAGGATCATCATCCTCATCAATATTCATAATGCTTGTCCATGTAAACAATCCATAGATTATTAAACCTGCAAGAACTATAACTGGGATAATGGTCCAAATAGCTTCTAATGTGTTGTTATCAGCATAAAATAAAGCCTTTTTACCCTTTTCACCCTTATATTTAAAGGCAAAGTAATGCAGTAAGAACTGTGTTACAATCTGAACGAACATAATGATGACCATTGAAATAATCATCAAATTATCGATACCAGGTCCATGTTCAGAGGCAGCGTCAGAAATGAGTGGTAAATCGCCCCATTTTGCAAACGATATTATGGTTATGACATAGATAAAAATCAAAAAGCCCATCATTAAATAGCCATTGATTCTATTATCCTTGTCATTGGCAACTTGTGTATTTACAGCTCCTACTTGTGACAGATCAAAAATCTTCACCATCTGCCAAATGGCAACTGCAATAAAAAGTACAACTATTATGGTTAAAAAAGCAGTCATTGTCTCTTTTCTTCGTTATATCGTTTGTTAATAATGAAAATGCTCACTCTCTTTAATGAACGGATTGCGTTTTGGTACTAATGGAGCCTTACTTAGGGCTGTAAACACTATAAATAAGAATAGTCCTCCAAATAATAATATAGACCCTATTTCAGGTATTCCTATATACCAACGATCACCAACGGTCGCAGGCATAATCATATTAAATACATCTATATAGTGACCAGCTAAAATTACTATACCAGCCATAACAACAAACCATGGTATTCTCTTGTAATCACTATTCATTAATATTAATAGCGGGAATACAAAATTCATTACTAGCATTCCAAGGAATGGCAATTTATAATCATTAAAGCGGCTCACAAAATAGGTGACTTCTTCAGGAATGTTTGAATACCATATCAACATGAATTGTGAAAACCACAAATACGTCCAAAAAATACTAATGGCGAACATAAATTTCGCTAAGTCGTGCAAATGGCTATCATTAACTAGAGGCAAAAGACCTTTAGATTTTAAATACATTGTTATCATAGCGATAACCGTAATACCACTTACAAACATACTAGCAAATACATACCAACCGAACAAGGTACTAAACCAGTGTGGATCTGTACTCATAATCCAGTCCCAAGACATCATAGATTCTGTATAGATATAGAATACTAGGAAAGCCGCTGAAATTCTAAAATTCTTTATAAAGTTCTTATTATCACTAGCTTCGTCCTGAGCAAGAGAGAATTTTCTTGAAAAATGTCTATACAAACTCCATCCACCTAAGAAAATAACCCCTCTAACTACAAACCAAAACAAACTTAGATATCCCGATTTTCCTTGCAATAATTTATCGTGTGCAACAACCTCAGGATCCATCCAAACAAATAGATTATAATGACCAATTGTACCAGATGCCACAGCTATGGCAAGAACAATTGCACCGCCGGGTAATACATAAGAAGTAATTCCTTCCATCACCCTTAAAACCATTGGTGACCAACCTGCTTGTGATGCATATTGAATTGCATAAAATGCAAGGGCCCCAAGGGCTATCATGAAAAAGAAGAACGCCGCAACATATAAGGCTGCCCAAGGTCGATTTGCTATTTGGTGTTGAACGTGTTCAACATGCTCAGTATGTTCATCAGCATGGTGTTCAGAAGCAGCACCCATATCGGAATGTTCCTCTGAATGGTCTGCAGCAGCATGAAACGTTTCATCAGTGTGAGTTACTTCTTCTGCTACTGCATGAGAAGAATCTACGGACTCTTCTTGGTGAGTATCTTCAGCATGGGTTTCGGCGGTTACATGGTCCATAGTTGCGTGATCTTCCATCACTGCATGATCTGAACCTGCATCATGGCCGCCCTCATGATGGGCTGCCTCTTCAGACAAAATTGCCTCAACTTCTTCAAATGTCTTGTGCGAGGTCAGAAAACCATATATAACACCGATTGCCCCGATGATAATAAGCCCTATGGCAACTGATTTCAATCTATTAGAAAATGTATACATATCTAAATCTAAACTTGTCTAGTCTTTATACTTATTCGTTTGGTATTGCTGTTGTATCTGCAACTTGAGATGCTTCTGCATTCTCAGTTGTGGCGGTCTTATTACCACCGTCTAAAGCATCCTTCAACTGTAACACATAATCAACAACTTGCCAACGTTCTGTCTCATTCAATTGATTTGCATAAGAACCCATGGCATTCTTACCATAATAAATTGTATGGTAAATACTTCCCTCTGTTAAGGTTCTCCCTGGATCATTATAAGCAGGTACTCCAAGTATCTTTTCTCGTTTAACTAAAGTTCCTTGACCATCTCCTTTATTACCATGGCAAATGCCACAATAAATATCATATAAAGCTTTAGTCTCAACCTTACCTAACATGGTAGAATCTAAAGGGTTTTTCAAGTTTGCCTTAGCAGATTCGTAACCTTCGGTTGTATCCTCAAAATCGAATGGCACTTCTCCCCTCGGAACAGAATTCGAAGCGGGTAACTTGGCCTCCTGTTCATTGGCGAATATCTCGTACTCACCATAAGTTTCATATGGTACAGCCTCGTACATCTGTGGCATAAATTGGTAATTCGGTTGGGAATCACTTTTGCATGATTGCATTGTAATTGCTAACGGAACCAAAATAAGTATGTATGCTAACTTTCTCATCAGATAATTAATGGGCATTATCAATTAACTTCACTTCAACAGCACCTGTTTCTTTCAACAAATCTGTTAACTCCTTTTCATTATGGTGAACAGACATTTCAATTAAAAAGTGATCGTCTGTTGTTCTTACATCTGGGTTTTCTGCCTTTTTGAATGGCCACATTCTACTTCTTAGATAGAATGTTATTACCATTAAGTGGGCCGCAAAGAAAACGGTTAACTCAAACATAATTGGCACAAAAGCCGGCATGTTTTGAAAATAACTAAAGCTTGGTTTACCACCTATGTTTTGTGGCCAATCCTCAATCATAATGAAATTCATCATTACGATTGCAACGGTTAAACCAATACACCCATAAATGAAGGATGCAATAGCAATTCTTGTAGGAGCTAACCCCATTGCTTTATCCAAACCGTGCACCGGGAATGGTGTATATATTTCGTCTATGTGATGTTTTTCAGATTTAATGCGCTTTACAGCTGACATTAAAATATCATCATCATTGTAAATAGCGTGAATCACTTTTGAAGCTGCTTCCATATGCTACTATGCGTTAAGTAAATTTTTTGCTTGACCGGCCCAATCATCACGTTCTGCCCTACCCGGGAAAGAACCAGTAATTGAGTCCAGCAAATCATATTCTTTTTTGGTCATTCGGCTTACTTGTTCATAAGAGAAAATTCCTATTCCATTCAATGTTTCTTCCATTTTTGGACCGATACCATTTATTTTCTTCAAATCATCTTTAGTCTGAGCCACTGGATCAAATGTACCTACACTAGCCATTAACTCATCCATCTCATCAGTCTTTTCAATCTTTACCGGTTCATGCGTGATATCTGACACATAAGAACTAGATGTACGTGGGTCCGAACCAGTACCGACTAATGACTTTCCTTCCTCTCTAAGTTTCTTATAACGTTCACCTGAAGATTTCAAAATGGTTTTAACTTCCGCTTGAGCAATTACAGGGAATGTTCTAGCATATAATAAGAATAATACAAAGAAGAATCCAATGGTTCCAATAAATATTCCAATATCAACAAAGGTTGGAGAGAACATTGTCCATGAAGATGGAAGATAATCTCTGTGTAATGAAGTTACGATAATTACAAAACGCTCGAACCACATACCAATATTTACGATAATCGAAATGAAGAACGAGAACATTATACTTGTTCTTAATTTCTTAAACCACATAAATTGTGGAGAGAACACGTTACAAGTCATCATCGACCAATAAGCCCACCAGTAAGGACCTGTTGCACGATTAAGGAATGCATATTGTTCATACTCAACCCCTGAATACCATGCAATAAATAACTCTGTGATATAAGCCACACCAACAATAGAACCTGTAATCATAATTACAATGTTCATTAATTCGATATGTTGTACTGTGATATAATCTTCAAGGTTACACACTTTTCTCATAATAATAAGAAGTGTGTTTACCATAGCAAATCCAGAGAATATCGCACCAGCAACAAAGTAAGGCGGGAAAATCGTTGTATGCCATCCCGGAATTACGGAAGTTGCGAAGTCGAAGGATACAATTGTGTGTACAGAAAGTACAAGTGGTGTAGCTAAACCAGCCAAAACCAGAGATACTTCCTCAAATCTTTGCCAATCTTTTGCACGTCCGGTCCAACCGAAACTCAACAAAGAATATATTTTCTTTTGAAAAGGTCTCCACGCTCTATCGCGAATCATAGCAAAATCTGGAAGCAATCCTGTCCACCAGAAAACTAATGACACCGAAAGGTATGTTGAAATCGCAAATACGTCCCAAAGTAGTGGTGAATTAAAGTTTACCCAAAGAGAACCAAATTGGTTTGGTATAGGTAATACCCAATATCCCAACCAAGGACGACCCATGTGTATGACAGGGAATAAACCTGCCTGAACAACCGAGAAAATTGTCATTGCCTCAGCCGAACGGTTAATGGCCATACGCCATTTTTGCCTAAACAGCAAGAGTACAGCAGAAATCAAGGTCCCTGCGTGACCAATACCTACCCACCAGACGAAGTTGGTAATATCCCAAGCCCATCCGACTGTTTTATTTAATCCCCAGGTTCCAATACCAGTGGATATGGTATAAATGATACACCCAATTCCCCATAGGAAGGCTGCAAGCGAAATAGAAAATACTATCCACCACGATTTATTGGCCTTGCCCTCAACAGGTCTAGCTACATCAACAGATACATCATGATACGATTTCTCGCCTGTTACTAAGGGTCTTCTAATAGGTGCTTCGTAATGAGACGCCATAATCCGTTTTAATTGTTTCTTTATTATTAAACTTCCGTATTTCTAACTTTTACTTGGTACATCACGTTTGGCTCTGTGCCTACGTGTTCAAGTAAATGATACATACGATCGTCTTGTTTTAATTTGCTAACCTTACTTTCCTTGTCATTCACATCTCCAAAAACAAGTGCTCCAGTTGAACAAGCAGCAGAACAAGCAGTTTGGAATTCACCATCTTTAACTGTTCTACCATCTCTCTTGGCATCTAAAATGGTCTTTTGTGTTCTTTGAATACACATTGAACATTTTTCCATTACACCTCTTGAACGAACTACCACATCAGGGTTCAACACCATTCTTCCTAAATCGTTGTTCATGTGGAAATCGAATTCATCGTTTTGGGCATATAAGAACCAGTTGAAACGACGAACTTTATAAGGACAGTTATTCGCACAGTAACGTGTACCCACACATCGGTTATAAGCCATATGGTTTTGACCTTGTCTACCATGTGACGTTGCAGCCACAGGACATACAGTTTCACAAGGTGCATGGTTACAATGCTGACACATTACAGGCTGGAAAGACACTTGTGGATTATCCGCAGGATGTTCCATTTCACCGAACCCTCCTAAAGATCCATTATCCCCCCAAAGACCTGAAAGATTATCTTTTTTCTCATCATCAGATTCAAAAGTTTCTTCAGCCGAATAATAACGGTCGATTCTTAACCAGTGCATATCCCTACTTCTTCTAACTTCTGATTTACCAACAACTGGTACATTGTTTTCCGAATGACAAGCAATAACACAGGCACCACATCCGGTACATGCATTTAAATCTATTGATAAATTGAAATGATGCCCTACCGTTTGATC belongs to Aegicerativicinus sediminis and includes:
- the queG gene encoding tRNA epoxyqueuosine(34) reductase QueG → MNNKENFTQLIKLEAKRLGFLSCGISKAEFLEKEAPILENWLKKGMHGKMGYMENHFDKRLNPALLVPGAKSVISLLLNYYTEKEQTDPEAPKISKYAYGEDYHFVIKNKLKSLLEYIRDNIGDIDGRVFVDSAPVMDKAWAAKSGLGWIGKNSNLLSRKVGSYFFIAELIVDMELLYDGPTTDHCGTCTACIDACPTEAIIQPYVVDGSKCISYFTIELKDSIPTQYKGSFENWMFGCDICQEVCPWNRFSTPHTEDSFSPHTELLEMTKTDWQELTEETFKKVFKNSAVKRTKFSGLKRNIAFLD
- a CDS encoding nickel-binding protein, with the protein product MPIYMDLHIGQGLTSEDVALAHQLDLKYQDKFQCRCLTYWVDENKGSAYCLIEAPSKESVIALHNHAHSQLPDEIIEVDKRVVKIFLGRLHDPIIADYMVDSKIKVFHDPAHRVILKMAIIDSVQLSKSFGKAETDSLLNEIRGAFTEIVTFNSGCPAEWQKWNYLGSFLTTTSAIQSAKTLFRKFDSLKDLLQMKFVIHAGNPVDNHPNFFGKTLDALPLMGQLVDPGYIALSHTANTGMSEELETNNIIILSDQEEHFIVQLSNAIHNDGKPFNTDLKGLMETTGMSQSSFYRKMVSIFHKSPNIVIQDFLLNQSKLSLLKREGTVTEIAFKHGFNSPSYFSKCFTKKFGISPSEFLK
- the ruvB gene encoding Holliday junction branch migration DNA helicase RuvB; its protein translation is MNQNLDPTNDSFSPEELDVERKLRPLSFEDFSGQDQVLANLQIFVKAANLRNEALDHTLFHGPPGLGKTTLAHILASELEVGIKVTSGPVLDKPGDLAGLLTNLEERDVLFIDEIHRLSPIVEEYLYSAMEDYKIDIMIESGPNARTVQINLNPFTLVGATTRSGLLTAPMRARFGISSRLEYYTTELLTTIVQRSAGILNVPISMEAAIEIAGRSRGTPRIANALLRRVRDFAQIKSNGSIDIEISRYALKALNVDTHGLDEMDNKILTTIIDKFKGGPVGISTLATAVSESAETLEEVYEPFLIQQGFIIRTPRGREVTELAYKHLGKISKGNQQNLF
- a CDS encoding cytochrome c oxidase subunit I, encoding MSAHADTHAHDDHGHHHHKETFVTKYIFSQDHKMIAKQYLITGTIMGIIGVMMSLMFRMQIAWPEEPNVLFEALLGKWAPDGVMDADIYLALVTIHGTIMVFFVLTAGLSGTFSNLLIPLQIGARDMASGFLNMISYWLFFLSSIVMVISLFVEAGPAAAGWTIYPPLSALPMAQGGSGAGMTLWLVSMAIFIASSLLGSLNYIVTVINLRTKGMSMTRLPLTIWAFFITAIIGVISFPVLLSAALLLIMDRSFGTSFFLSDIFIQGEVLHYQGGSPVLFEHLFWFLGHPEVYIVLLPALGITSEIIATNSRKPIFGYRAMVASILAIAFLSTIVWGHHMFVSGMNPFLGSVFTFTTLLIAIPSAVKAFNYITTLWKGNLQFNPAMLFSIGLVSTFITGGLTGIILGDSALDINVHDTYFVVAHFHLVMGISALYGMFAGIYHWFPKMFGRMLNKNLGYVHFWVTAICAYGVFFPMHFIGMAGLPRRYYTNTNFPLFDDLANVNVVITIFAVIGGVFQLVFIYNFAHSIFYGKKAVQNPWRSNTLEWTAPVKHIHGNWPGAIPHVYRWAYDYSKPGHEEDFVPQNVPLMDGEEELQH
- a CDS encoding cytochrome c oxidase subunit II, yielding MTAFLTIIVVLFIAVAIWQMVKIFDLSQVGAVNTQVANDKDNRINGYLMMGFLIFIYVITIISFAKWGDLPLISDAASEHGPGIDNLMIISMVIIMFVQIVTQFLLHYFAFKYKGEKGKKALFYADNNTLEAIWTIIPVIVLAGLIIYGLFTWTSIMNIDEDDDPMVVELYAQQFNWKARYSGADNTLGLANVRLIDNDRANILGLDETDPNAQDDIITTELHLVVGKPVLFKMRSQDVLHSAYMPHFRAQMNCVPGMITQFSFTPTVTTAEMRQRPDMIEKVQRINEIRVENKEEVEARGQEVQYEFDYLLLCNKICGKSHYNMQMKIIVETQEEFDAWMKEQKTFQNSITKN
- a CDS encoding urease accessory protein UreE, whose translation is MYTFSNRLKSVAIGLIIIGAIGVIYGFLTSHKTFEEVEAILSEEAAHHEGGHDAGSDHAVMEDHATMDHVTAETHAEDTHQEESVDSSHAVAEEVTHTDETFHAAADHSEEHSDMGAASEHHADEHTEHVEHVQHQIANRPWAALYVAAFFFFMIALGALAFYAIQYASQAGWSPMVLRVMEGITSYVLPGGAIVLAIAVASGTIGHYNLFVWMDPEVVAHDKLLQGKSGYLSLFWFVVRGVIFLGGWSLYRHFSRKFSLAQDEASDNKNFIKNFRISAAFLVFYIYTESMMSWDWIMSTDPHWFSTLFGWYVFASMFVSGITVIAMITMYLKSKGLLPLVNDSHLHDLAKFMFAISIFWTYLWFSQFMLIWYSNIPEEVTYFVSRFNDYKLPFLGMLVMNFVFPLLILMNSDYKRIPWFVVMAGIVILAGHYIDVFNMIMPATVGDRWYIGIPEIGSILLFGGLFLFIVFTALSKAPLVPKRNPFIKESEHFHY
- a CDS encoding c-type cytochrome → MRKLAYILILVPLAITMQSCKSDSQPNYQFMPQMYEAVPYETYGEYEIFANEQEAKLPASNSVPRGEVPFDFEDTTEGYESAKANLKNPLDSTMLGKVETKALYDIYCGICHGNKGDGQGTLVKREKILGVPAYNDPGRTLTEGSIYHTIYYGKNAMGSYANQLNETERWQVVDYVLQLKDALDGGNKTATTENAEASQVADTTAIPNE
- a CDS encoding DUF3341 domain-containing protein, with the protein product MEAASKVIHAIYNDDDILMSAVKRIKSEKHHIDEIYTPFPVHGLDKAMGLAPTRIAIASFIYGCIGLTVAIVMMNFIMIEDWPQNIGGKPSFSYFQNMPAFVPIMFELTVFFAAHLMVITFYLRSRMWPFKKAENPDVRTTDDHFLIEMSVHHNEKELTDLLKETGAVEVKLIDNAH